One Oncorhynchus kisutch isolate 150728-3 linkage group LG13, Okis_V2, whole genome shotgun sequence DNA window includes the following coding sequences:
- the org gene encoding oogenesis-related isoform X2, which translates to MTSECSVAIEQDNDGVEDTVVVKRDSVLTTVLCRLSQFWPVRLAMRALRGFWWLLGFSPSDEAFVPPEEDDNPSPARHCLAGRKRLRRATRILLAILPRRLQSALGYPVCTSIGSVVSPEVLCSPTKLCGKGNKRKQDDIDDDEEQQTWVEALSQELEDEESSVDPDYELSAVDTDSEEYNSQNDTESDLDLSGKVVIDDLKTNVPQTA; encoded by the exons ATGACCTCTGAATGTAGCGTCGCCATCGAACAGGACAACGACGGTGTTGAG GACACCGTTGTAGTgaagagagacagtgtgttaacCACTGTACTCTGTCGCCTGTCACAGTTTTGGCCTGTCAGACTAGCG ATGCGTGCTCTCCGTGGGTTTTGGTGGCTGTTGGGTTTCTCCCCTTCAGATGAGGCTTTTGTTCCTCCAGAAGAGGATGACAATCCTAGTCCAGCCCGCCACTGTCTAGCAGGCCGCAAGCGTCTGCGTCGAGCCACACGCATCCTGTTGGCCATCCTGCCTCGCCGTCTGCAGAGCGCCCTGGGCTACCCTGTGTGCACTAGCATCGGCTCTGTTGTATCCCCAG AGGTGCTTTGCTCCCCCACTAAGCTCTGTGGGAAAGGCAACAAGAGGAAGCAGGATGACATTGATGATGACGAGGAGCAGCAGACCTGGGTCGAGGCACTCTCTCAGGAACTAGAGGATGAGGAGTCATCTGTTGATCCTGACTATGAG CTGAGTGCAGTGGATACTGACAGTGAGGAGTATAACTCTCAAAATGACACAGAAAGTGACCTTGATCTTTCAGGGAAGGTCGTGATCGACGACCTTAAAACG AATGTTCCTCAGACGGCATAG
- the org gene encoding oogenesis-related isoform X1, with protein sequence MTSECSVAIEQDNDGVEDTVVVKRDSVLTTVLCRLSQFWPVRLAMRALRGFWWLLGFSPSDEAFVPPEEDDNPSPARHCLAGRKRLRRATRILLAILPRRLQSALGYPVCTSIGSVVSPEVLCSPTKLCGKGNKRKQDDIDDDEEQQTWVEALSQELEDEESSVDPDYELSAVDTDSEEYNSQNDTESDLDLSGKVVIDDLKTVQKCSSDGIVEGGISGVPPSVLSPPVSLQCQYTLFVCN encoded by the exons ATGACCTCTGAATGTAGCGTCGCCATCGAACAGGACAACGACGGTGTTGAG GACACCGTTGTAGTgaagagagacagtgtgttaacCACTGTACTCTGTCGCCTGTCACAGTTTTGGCCTGTCAGACTAGCG ATGCGTGCTCTCCGTGGGTTTTGGTGGCTGTTGGGTTTCTCCCCTTCAGATGAGGCTTTTGTTCCTCCAGAAGAGGATGACAATCCTAGTCCAGCCCGCCACTGTCTAGCAGGCCGCAAGCGTCTGCGTCGAGCCACACGCATCCTGTTGGCCATCCTGCCTCGCCGTCTGCAGAGCGCCCTGGGCTACCCTGTGTGCACTAGCATCGGCTCTGTTGTATCCCCAG AGGTGCTTTGCTCCCCCACTAAGCTCTGTGGGAAAGGCAACAAGAGGAAGCAGGATGACATTGATGATGACGAGGAGCAGCAGACCTGGGTCGAGGCACTCTCTCAGGAACTAGAGGATGAGGAGTCATCTGTTGATCCTGACTATGAG CTGAGTGCAGTGGATACTGACAGTGAGGAGTATAACTCTCAAAATGACACAGAAAGTGACCTTGATCTTTCAGGGAAGGTCGTGATCGACGACCTTAAAACGGTACAGA AATGTTCCTCAGACGGCATAGTGGAAGGTGGCATTTCAG GTGTGCCACCTTCAGTTTTATCACCACCTGTAAGCCTCCAGTGCCAGTATACACTTTTTGTTTGTAATTGA